The DNA region CGCGCCGCCCAAATCCGGGTAAGTCATGTGGCGTGCCCGGCCGGGATCAGGTACAAATCCTTTAAGCCTAAACTAAATCCGGAATCCAGGAGAGCCACGCCATGTCCACCCGCCGTCTCGTCCTCGCCCGCAGCGCCGCCGTCGTCGGCGCCGCATCCACCGGCCTGCTGCTGCCGCAGATCGTGCGCGCGCAGTCCAGCAAGGTGCGCGTGGGCTTCATGCTGCCCTACACCGGCACCTTCGCGCAGCTGGGCGTCGCGATCGAGAACGGCGTGCGCATGGCCATCGGCGAGAGGGGCGGCAAGCTCGGCGGACGCGACATCGAGTGGTTCAAGGTCGACGACGAATCCGAGCCGTCCAAGGGCGTCGAGAACGCCAACCGCCTCGTGCAGCGCGACAAGGTCGACGTGCTGATCGGCACCGTCCACTCGGGCGTGCAGATGGGCATCCAGCGCGTCGCGCGCGAATCGGGCGTGCTCAACCTCATCCCCAATGCCGGCGTCCACGCCGCCACGCGCGCCCTGTGCGCGCCCAACGTGTTCCGCACCTCGTTCACCAACAGCCAGCCCACGCTGGCCCTGGGCAAGCCCATGGTCGACAAGGGCCTGAAGAAGGCCGTCTGGATCACCTGGAAGTACGCCGCCGGCGACGAGGCCTTCGAGGGCTTCAAGGACAGCTACACCAAGGCGGGCGGCACCATCGTCAAGGAACTGGGCCTGCCCTTCCCGAACGTCGAATTCCAGGCCCTGCTTACCGAGATCGCCTCGCTCAAGCCCGATGCCGTGGCCTGCTTCTTCGCCGGCGGCGGCGCCGCCAAGTTCATCCGCGACTACGCGGCGGCCGGCCTGAAGGACAAGATCCCGCTGTGGGGGTCGGGCTTCCTCACCGAAGGCGTGCTCGATGCGGCCGGCCCCGCGGCCGACGGCATCATGACCACCATGCACTACAGCGACTCGCTGGACACGCCGCGCAACAACCAGTTCCGCCTCGAATACGCCAAGGCCTTCCGCATGCAGCCCGACGTCTACGCCGTCCAGGGCTACGACACCGGCCTGCTGCTCGCGCAGGGCGCCGCCGCCGTCAAGGGCGACATCGGCAACAAGCAGGCCCTGTACAAGGCGCTGGAGACCCAGACCATCGACAGCCCGCGCGGCAAGTGGAGCATGAGCAAGGCGCACAACCCGGTGCAGGACATCTACCTGCGCCGCGTCGAGAA from Ramlibacter pinisoli includes:
- a CDS encoding ABC transporter substrate-binding protein, producing the protein MSTRRLVLARSAAVVGAASTGLLLPQIVRAQSSKVRVGFMLPYTGTFAQLGVAIENGVRMAIGERGGKLGGRDIEWFKVDDESEPSKGVENANRLVQRDKVDVLIGTVHSGVQMGIQRVARESGVLNLIPNAGVHAATRALCAPNVFRTSFTNSQPTLALGKPMVDKGLKKAVWITWKYAAGDEAFEGFKDSYTKAGGTIVKELGLPFPNVEFQALLTEIASLKPDAVACFFAGGGAAKFIRDYAAAGLKDKIPLWGSGFLTEGVLDAAGPAADGIMTTMHYSDSLDTPRNNQFRLEYAKAFRMQPDVYAVQGYDTGLLLAQGAAAVKGDIGNKQALYKALETQTIDSPRGKWSMSKAHNPVQDIYLRRVENKENKVIGVAAKALADSGAGCKIA